In Paenibacillus sp. BIC5C1, a genomic segment contains:
- a CDS encoding type II toxin-antitoxin system HicB family antitoxin — MIRTYQYYAIFNFADDGINVSFPDLPGCLTWGDSIEEALMMAKEALALFIDEVPVEKLPPPQTMPQVVESNDKAYLIEVSIHLEMAPRVLPHIMEKQLTNIPSVISLLNSPN; from the coding sequence ATGATTCGAACCTACCAATACTATGCGATTTTTAATTTTGCTGACGACGGAATTAATGTTTCGTTCCCCGATCTGCCGGGTTGCCTTACCTGGGGGGATTCCATAGAAGAGGCATTGATGATGGCCAAAGAAGCACTTGCTTTATTTATAGATGAAGTACCCGTGGAAAAACTTCCGCCTCCTCAGACAATGCCTCAGGTAGTTGAATCAAATGACAAAGCTTATTTAATTGAAGTGAGTATCCATTTGGAGATGGCCCCAAGGGTACTCCCGCATATAATGGAAAAGCAATTGACCAATATACCAAGCGTGATTTCACTCCTGAATTCACCAAACTGA
- the atzF gene encoding allophanate hydrolase gives MNQSSVPGQFTVPNLQKAYRHRHFTPQDVIEAIIQRAEHARDRNIWILPPTLERIQPFLDRLALMKPEDCPLWGIPFAIKDNIEVAAWTVTAACPDYAYVPDRHATVVERLIAAGAIPVGKCNLDQFATGLVGTRSPYGDTHNALRPELISGGSSSGSAIAVASGQAAFALGTDTAGSGRVPAALNNLVGYKPAVGAWPSAGVIPACRSIDCVTVFAHELADTQCVDEVVRGVDVQDPYSVHRPLSRGEMPRTFLLPSNALEFYGPYAIAYEEAWNRKKEAILASGVAVKEIDIAMLQEAAALLYEGPLVAERWSDLDEYVEAHGEAVFPVTKTVLESGKKEAFTASALFKAQHRLAEIRRHTATLLEDAVLILPTCGGTWTREQVIANPIETNSKMGLYTNHCNLLDLSAVAIPAGWAEEGLPFGITLFARPEEEANIIVASELLLQQEDVITVAVCGLHLRGMPLEPQMTGLGAVFREESLTAPVYEMYALPTTPAKPGLVRTVTGGTSIEVELWDMPRASFGAFTASIPAPLGIGQVELIDGRSVSGFVCEAYVAEGAEKISDSGGWREWIETRVIS, from the coding sequence ATGAACCAATCATCTGTACCAGGGCAATTCACCGTACCTAACTTGCAAAAAGCTTATCGCCATCGCCACTTCACCCCACAGGATGTGATCGAGGCTATTATCCAGCGGGCAGAGCATGCCCGGGATCGTAACATCTGGATTCTGCCGCCGACCCTTGAACGGATTCAGCCGTTCCTGGATCGACTTGCGCTGATGAAACCGGAGGATTGCCCGCTTTGGGGCATTCCGTTTGCCATCAAAGACAATATTGAGGTAGCCGCTTGGACGGTTACGGCGGCTTGTCCAGACTACGCTTATGTCCCGGATCGCCATGCGACCGTGGTAGAAAGACTTATTGCTGCAGGTGCCATTCCGGTGGGGAAATGCAATCTGGATCAGTTCGCCACCGGACTTGTAGGCACAAGAAGTCCGTATGGCGATACACATAATGCGCTTCGTCCCGAGCTGATCAGCGGAGGCTCCAGTTCGGGATCGGCCATAGCGGTAGCGTCTGGTCAGGCGGCGTTTGCTCTCGGAACGGATACCGCCGGATCAGGACGTGTGCCAGCAGCGCTGAATAATCTTGTTGGATATAAGCCGGCGGTGGGTGCATGGCCTTCGGCTGGAGTTATTCCCGCTTGTCGCAGCATCGATTGCGTCACCGTATTCGCTCATGAACTGGCCGATACACAGTGCGTGGACGAGGTGGTGCGGGGTGTGGATGTGCAAGATCCGTATTCTGTGCATCGCCCGTTGAGTCGAGGGGAGATGCCGCGTACCTTTTTGCTGCCGTCCAATGCACTCGAATTCTATGGCCCTTATGCTATAGCGTATGAAGAGGCATGGAACCGGAAGAAAGAAGCCATTCTAGCATCCGGTGTAGCTGTGAAAGAGATCGATATTGCCATGCTACAGGAAGCGGCAGCGCTTCTGTACGAAGGTCCTTTGGTTGCGGAGCGCTGGTCTGATCTGGATGAATATGTGGAGGCACATGGGGAAGCGGTCTTTCCGGTTACGAAGACGGTACTGGAGTCTGGGAAAAAAGAAGCCTTTACCGCTTCAGCCTTGTTCAAGGCTCAGCATCGATTGGCAGAGATTCGGCGGCACACGGCGACTTTGCTGGAGGATGCCGTGCTGATTCTGCCGACATGCGGGGGAACCTGGACCCGCGAGCAGGTGATTGCGAATCCGATCGAAACGAACAGCAAGATGGGACTGTACACCAACCATTGCAATCTGCTTGATCTGAGTGCCGTGGCGATTCCCGCAGGCTGGGCAGAGGAAGGGCTTCCTTTTGGTATAACGCTGTTTGCCCGGCCGGAAGAAGAAGCGAATATCATCGTGGCATCTGAACTTCTGCTTCAGCAGGAAGATGTCATTACGGTTGCCGTGTGCGGACTTCACCTGCGCGGAATGCCACTGGAACCCCAGATGACTGGACTCGGTGCCGTATTCCGGGAAGAGTCGCTGACGGCGCCTGTGTATGAGATGTATGCACTGCCCACCACGCCAGCCAAGCCTGGTCTTGTGCGCACAGTAACAGGCGGCACATCCATTGAAGTCGAGCTGTGGGATATGCCGCGCGCCTCGTTTGGAGCCTTCACCGCGTCGATCCCCGCCCCGCTTGGCATCGGTCAAGTCGAGCTAATCGATGGCAGAAGTGTGAGCGGATTTGTCTGTGAGGCCTACGTTGCGGAAGGTGCCGAGAAGATCAGTGACTCGGGCGGATGGAGAGAGTGGATTGAGACAAGGGTTATATCTTGA